The window CTCCTCGGCCAGCGTCCGCGCGTATTGCTCGTACGTCGGCGTCGTCGCGTCCGACGCGAAGTTCACCGGCAGCCCGCCGCCGATGTCGAGCGTGTCGATCTGCTGACGCCCGATCCGCCGGTTGATCTCCTCGGCGAGCGCGTACACCTCCGCGACCCCCCGGGCCAGCAGCGACAGCGGGATGCCCTGGGACCCGGTGTGCGCGTGCAGCCGGGTCAGCCACGGGCGGTCCTGGTACGCCCGTACGACCCACTCCCGGGCCCCCTCGTCACGCAGCGCCACCCCGAACTTCGAGGTCGCCGTGGCCGTCGAGGTCGCCCCGATCGAGCCCCCGCCGACCTGCGGATTCACCCGGATCCCGAGCGGTGAGCGACTGCCGCCGGCATCGGCGTTCATCAGGCCGTCGAGGCGGTCCAGCTCCTGCGGATTGTCCGCGTTGACGGCGATGCCCAGGTCCAGCGCCTCGCGCAGCTCGGCCGGTGTCTTGGCGGGGGAGTCCAGGACCGTCATCTCCGGGCTCAGCCCCGCCGCCCGTGCCAGTGCCAGCTCGCCCGGGCTCGCCACCTCCGCTCCGATGCCCTCCTCGCGCAGCAGCCGCAGCACCGGCACCAGCGGGGTCGCCTTCACCGCGAAGGCGTGCAGCACGGGCGTGCCCGGGGCCACGACCGCGTCGAACGCCGCCCGCAGCTCCGCCGCCGACTCCCGGATGCCGGTGACGTCCAGCAGCCCGACGACGGGGCTGTCGGCCCCGACCAATCCCTGCTCCACGGCCGCCCGCACCGCCTCGTCCCGCCGGGCCGCCCGCCCGGCGCCGAATTCGCCTGCCTGAATGTCGTCATCCATGGATCCAGCCAAACATCCGGGGCACCGCCGCGCCGACCGCCCCATGTATTGACTAGCTCTATTCATGAAGCCAGGATGTGAATAGACGTAACAACAGACCGCCGGGAGGCAGCCCATGTCAGGACCCCGCCCCGTCCGAGCATCGCGCGGCACGGAACCGAGCGCCCTGGGATGGCAGCAGGAAGCCGCCCTGCGGATGCTGCAGAACAACCTCGACCCGGAGGTCGCCGAGCACCCCGACAAGCTCGTCGTCTACGGCGGCACCGGCAAGGCGGCCCGCGACTGGCGCTCCTTCGACGCGATGGTCCGCACCCTGAGGACGCTCAAGCAGGACGAGACGATGCTCGTCCAGTCGGGCCGACCCGTCGGTGTCATGCAGACCCACGAGTGGGCCCCGCGCGTCCTCATCGCCAACTCCAACCTCGTCGGCGACTGGGCGAACTGGGAGGAGTTCCGCCGCCTGGAGGCCCTCGGCCTGACCATGTACGGGCAGATGACCGCCGGCTCCTGGATCTACATCGGCACCCAGGGCATCCTCCAGGGCACCTACGAGACCTTCGCCGCCGTCGCCGCGAAGAAGTTCGGCGGCACCCTCGCGGGGACGATCACCCTCACCGCCGGTCTCGGCGGCATGGGCGGCGCCCAGCCGCTCGCCGTGACGATGAACGACGGTGTGGCGATCTGCATCGACTGCGACCCGCGTGCCATCGAGCGGCGGATCGAGCACCGGTACCTGGACGTGAAGGCCGAGTCCCTCGACCACGCCCTCCAGCTGGCCACCGAGGCCCGTGACGCCCGCCGGCCGCTGTCCATCGGGGTCCTCGGCAACGCCGCCGAGCTGCTGCCGCAGCTGCTCGCCATGGGCGCCCCCATCGACATCGTGACCGACCAGACCTCCGCCCACGACCCGCTGGCCTATCTGCCCCTCGGCACGGCCTTCGAGGACATGGCCGACGCCGCCGCGAAGGACCCGGCCGGGTTCACCACCCGGGCCCGCGAGTCCATGGCCACGCACGTCGAGGCCATGGTCGGCTTCATGGACGCCGGCGCCGAGGTCTTCGACTACGGCAACTCCATCCGGGGCGAGGCCCAGCTCGCCGGCTACGACCGGGCCTTCGCCTTCCCCGGCTTCGTCCCCGCCTACATCCGCCCGCTGTTCTGCGAGGGCAAGGGCCCCTTCCGCTGGGCCGCGCTGTCCGGCGAGGCCTCCGACATCGCGAAGACCGACAAGGCGATCCTCGACCTCTTCCCGGAGAACGAGTCCCTGGCCCGCTGGATCAAGATGGCGGGGGAGCGGGTCCACTTCCAGGGCCTGCCCGCCCGGATCTGCTGGCTCGGCTACGGCGAGCGAGACAAGGCCGGTGAGCGGTTCAACGACATGGTCGCGAGCGGGGAGCTGGCCGCGCCGGTCGTCATCGGCCGCGACCACCTCGACTGCGGCTCCGTCGCCTCCCCCTACCGGGAGACCGAGGCCATGCTCGACGGCTCCGACGCGATCGCCGACTGGCCGCTGCTCAACGCGATGGTGAACGTGGCGTCCGGGGCGTCCTGGGTCTCCCTGCACCACGGGGGCGGCGTCGGCATGGGGCGGTCGATCCACGCCGGGCAGGTGACGGTGGCCGACGGCACGAAACTGGCCGGGGAGAAGATCCGCCGCGTCCTCACGAACGACCCCGGCATGGGCGTCATCCGGCATGTCGACGCCGGGTACGACATCGCGGAGTCCGTCGCACAGGACAAGGGCGTCCGGGTCCCGATGCGCGAGGGTGACGACGCGTGACCCAGGAAACCGCCGACGCGCTGCCGGACCCCACCGGCGACTCCTTCCACCGGATGTGGCGCGAGCTGCTCCCCCTCGGCCGTCACCCCGCCTCCGGCGGCTACCGGCGCTTCGCCTGGAGCGGGGTCGACGGGGACTGCCGGGCCTGGTTCCAGGAGCAGGCCCGGGCGCGCGGCCTCACCTACGAGACCGACCGGAACGGCAACCAGTGGGCCTGGCTCGGTGATCCCGCCGCCGGGGACGCCGTCGTCACCGGGTCGCATCTGGACTCCGTGCCGGACGGCGGGGCCTTCGACGGGCCCCTCGGAGTCGTGTCCGCCTTCGCCGCGCTGGACGAACTGCGCGGCCGGGGCACGCGGTTCACCCGCCCCCTCGCCATCGTGAACTTCGGTGACGAGGAGGGCGCCCGGTTCGGGCTCGCCTGTGTCGGATCCCGGCTCACCGCCGGACAGCTCACCCGCGAGCAGGCGCACCGGCTCACCGACGGCGAGGGCGTGACGCTGCCGCGCGCCATGGAGGCCGCCGGATACGACCCCGACGCCATCGGCCCCGACCCCGAACGGCTCGCCCGGATCGGCGCCTTCGTCGAACTCCACGTCGAGCAGGGCCGGGCCCTGGACCTGTCCGGCGACCGGGTCGGCATCGCCAGCGCGATCTGGCCGCACGGCCGGTGGCGGTTCGACTTCCGGGGCGAGGCCAACCACGCCGGCACCACCCGGCTCGCCGACCGGCGCGACCCCATGCTGTCCTACGCCGAGACCGTCCTCGCCGCCCGTCGCGAGGCGGAACTCGCCGGTGCCGTCGCCACCTTCGGCAAGATCGCCGTCGAGCCGAACGGCGTCAACGCCATCCCCTCCCTGGTGCGCGGCTGGCTCGACTCGCGCGCCGCCGACCAGGACAGCCTGGACGCCGTGGTCGCCGGAGTGGAGAAGGCGGCCGGGGAGTACGCCGCCGCCCACGGCGTGGATCTGGCCGTCGTCCGCGAGTCCTTCACCCCCGTCGTCGAGTTCGACCACGCCCTGCGCGACGAACTCGCCCGCATCCTCGGCAAGGACACCGGCCTCACGGTCCCCGTCCTCGGCACCGGCGCCGGACACGACGCCGGGATCCTGTCGGGGAGCATCCCGACCGCCATGCTGTTCGTGCGCAACCCGACCGGCGTCTCCCACTCGCCGGCCGAGTCCGCGACCGAGGACGACTGCGTGGCCGGGGTACTCGCCCTCGCCGACGTACTGGAAGGACTGGCCCGCACGTGACGCCCACCCAGCAGCCCCGTACGTACTGGCTGGAACACGCCTGGCTCGGCACGCACGTCGAGCCGGGCGTCGCCCTTGACGTCCACGACGACCGGATCACCGCCGTCCGCACCGAGGTCACCACCCCGCCCCCCGGCGCCGAGATCCTGCGCGGCCTCACCCTCCCCGGGCTGGCCAACGCCCACAGCCACGCCTTCCACCGGGCCCTGCGCGGCACCGTCCAGGTCGGGTCCGGGACCTTCTGGACCTGGCGCGAGGTCATGTACGCCACGGCCGCCCGGCTCACCCCGGACACCTACCACGCCCTGGCCCGCGCCGTGTACGCCGAGATGGCCCTGGCCGGCATCACGGCGGTCGGCGAGTTCCACTACGTCCACCACGCCCCCGGCGGC of the Streptomyces koelreuteriae genome contains:
- a CDS encoding type III PLP-dependent enzyme domain-containing protein, translating into MGCLPAVCCYVYSHPGFMNRASQYMGRSARRCPGCLAGSMDDDIQAGEFGAGRAARRDEAVRAAVEQGLVGADSPVVGLLDVTGIRESAAELRAAFDAVVAPGTPVLHAFAVKATPLVPVLRLLREEGIGAEVASPGELALARAAGLSPEMTVLDSPAKTPAELREALDLGIAVNADNPQELDRLDGLMNADAGGSRSPLGIRVNPQVGGGSIGATSTATATSKFGVALRDEGAREWVVRAYQDRPWLTRLHAHTGSQGIPLSLLARGVAEVYALAEEINRRIGRQQIDTLDIGGGLPVNFASDATTPTYEQYARTLAEEVPGLFDGRYGLVTEFGRSLLAKHGTVVARVEYAKSSGGRAVAVTHAGVQVATRTVYAPESWPLRIGAYDAKGRVKEGPVVVQDVAGPACFSGDLLAEGRSMPVLEQGDYAAALDTGAYYFAHHYGYNSLLRPGVYGFGPGGEGGVVFAVVREAQTVQEVVAESGGAYVEGLTQSPLGLP
- the hutU gene encoding urocanate hydratase gives rise to the protein MSGPRPVRASRGTEPSALGWQQEAALRMLQNNLDPEVAEHPDKLVVYGGTGKAARDWRSFDAMVRTLRTLKQDETMLVQSGRPVGVMQTHEWAPRVLIANSNLVGDWANWEEFRRLEALGLTMYGQMTAGSWIYIGTQGILQGTYETFAAVAAKKFGGTLAGTITLTAGLGGMGGAQPLAVTMNDGVAICIDCDPRAIERRIEHRYLDVKAESLDHALQLATEARDARRPLSIGVLGNAAELLPQLLAMGAPIDIVTDQTSAHDPLAYLPLGTAFEDMADAAAKDPAGFTTRARESMATHVEAMVGFMDAGAEVFDYGNSIRGEAQLAGYDRAFAFPGFVPAYIRPLFCEGKGPFRWAALSGEASDIAKTDKAILDLFPENESLARWIKMAGERVHFQGLPARICWLGYGERDKAGERFNDMVASGELAAPVVIGRDHLDCGSVASPYRETEAMLDGSDAIADWPLLNAMVNVASGASWVSLHHGGGVGMGRSIHAGQVTVADGTKLAGEKIRRVLTNDPGMGVIRHVDAGYDIAESVAQDKGVRVPMREGDDA
- a CDS encoding allantoate amidohydrolase is translated as MWRELLPLGRHPASGGYRRFAWSGVDGDCRAWFQEQARARGLTYETDRNGNQWAWLGDPAAGDAVVTGSHLDSVPDGGAFDGPLGVVSAFAALDELRGRGTRFTRPLAIVNFGDEEGARFGLACVGSRLTAGQLTREQAHRLTDGEGVTLPRAMEAAGYDPDAIGPDPERLARIGAFVELHVEQGRALDLSGDRVGIASAIWPHGRWRFDFRGEANHAGTTRLADRRDPMLSYAETVLAARREAELAGAVATFGKIAVEPNGVNAIPSLVRGWLDSRAADQDSLDAVVAGVEKAAGEYAAAHGVDLAVVRESFTPVVEFDHALRDELARILGKDTGLTVPVLGTGAGHDAGILSGSIPTAMLFVRNPTGVSHSPAESATEDDCVAGVLALADVLEGLART